CAGATTCCCCTGGTGGTGTACCCGAACAGTGGTGAAGTTTACGACGTGGTCAACGGCTGGCAGGGAAAGGAGCACTGTGTGCCCCTCGCCAACTACGTCCCAGAGTGGGCGCAACTGGGGGCCAAGGTCATCGGCGGGTGCTGTCGAACCTATGCGAGGGATATCCGCCACATTGGGGAGGCCATTCGCAACTGGAACAAGCTGAAGAAGCTCTCCTAGAACCACAACACTGGGGATCTCAGTTACTTCGAACAGAACAAAATGCATTTCGAATTAGGCTTTGTAAATAGTTATTaagatttagatttaaataaagaaaagtaagACATAAGTTATTAGtgatgttaatttttatttaatcaattcaCAACTTTTATAATTGGAGATACTTTcggttaaataataaatgcagTGACCACCCAAAACACTTaatatcataattttaaattttaaaaaattggcGCCATTAATAAATCCAACTATCGATTGCAATGCATTTTGCCAGTCACAAAGAAGCAAATTAACGATAGTGCCtccaaataacaaaaatccAAACTATCGATAgtgtcatcgatgttttgaCAGCTCTAGTTCGCCTGTAATCGAATCAACGCCGAACGAGTGACAGCCAAAAAAACAGCCAGCTGTGAAAATTAGCAAAAGTTGTAGATAATTTAGCAATTACACAGAACAGGCTACTTTAAGCACACACAAAATGTTGATCAAAGTAAAGGTGAGTGAAAAGTTATACTAGCCACAATGTGGGATAATAATGAGTTTTAGCCCCCGAGCCAAGCGTCACttcaaacaacaacaaaagcgagGGATATGAAAGTTTATATTGAATGGCTtccaaaacaatattaatgttaatatgtgttatatttttgaaagacTCTGACCGGCAAGGAAATCGAAATCGACATTGAGCCCACGGACAAGGTGGATCGCATTAAGGAGCGCGTGGAGGAAAAGGAGGGCATTCCGCCGCAACAACAGCGTCTGATTTTCTCCGGCAAGCAAATGTGAGTTTACCAGGAACTTCGCCTTTGATTTAAACTAATTCCGCATGTAATCCCATCCAGGAATGATGATAAAACCGCGGCCGACTACAAGGTGCAAGGTGGGTCTGTCCTCCATTTGGTCCTGGCTCTGCGAGGCGGTGATTCCGTCCTGATAAACTGTCTATAACTAATGCCGGAACTTGATTAAACATACTGTTTTAAATTGGAGAACACActcatttaaaatgcattcaaatatatttagcttgaGAAGCATCGGATTAAAGTATAACATATAAAACTATCAAATCTGTATTCGCTTAAGGGAAAACTAGGCTAAAGTGAAAATCAGGATAGGATTCAAATGAAATAGAAAtgcaaactaaatttaaacaacCAATTTCggtcaaaaattaaattacttagtttgttacttttaaatgctgtaaaatatttgtatttctaCCAAACTTAAACTGTTTCCTAGGCCTTTTTATGATCATTTTTGTAAAGTTTTAAGAACAATTTCATAAAAGAATCAATAAAAtgcacattttaatttatgtttcaTAGATTCAGCCATATActtaatacaataaaaacaaaaaactaaaagtttaaaaagtattttcaaatagtattcaaaaattgaagcAGAAAGTTTACtcttaaattaacaaaaagatCCGATTCAATTTGAATATGCAGGCAGACGCATTATTGACGCATCGTAATGATAACTCAGGCTttgaaaagtatataaaaatgcatttattttgtatcaGTGGCAGTTTGTAAGTTCAGTTCTGTTTAACAAAACGTCCGACTAGCAGGTGATTCTTTGGCGTGCACTGCCCGGGCTTCAGGCGCGTGAGGATCACTTGGTAGCCCGCCTCCTCTGCCTGCATCTGGCGATCGGTGTCCACCACGGCCATGCAGTGGAGTCCCTGGAGCGTCGTCTCCGGCTTGCAGTTGGTGGTGCCCATCTCGTGCGCCTGATCCGCCGAATGGGCGATGTACAAGAAGTCCTTTGTGCCCAAAACCCCCTGAAACGCTTCGCTTAGTGGGTACGAAATGTGCGGCATGGGTTGCAGGGATCCGTAGCAACAGGGACAGCAAACAAAGTGCGCCTTGGCCCGGCGACACTGCTGCAAAACAATATCCGTGGCAGTTCCACAGGCGTGCAGCGAGGCCCCGATCTCGAATCCTCCCACAAAGTAATCTATATTGCATTGGTAGAAGACGCAGTTGCTTAAGCCCAATTCGACAGTCCTCTTTTGGGCTTGGAGCAGGGAAAAGGCTTTGTTTTCCATCACAATAATGGTGCACTTTGGCAGTTTGAGGGCCAGCAGAATGGCCAAGTGACCTGTGCCGCTGCAGAAGTCCACGATGCGATCGCCAGGCTGAGCTAAAGAAACCACAGCATTTGCCATGTTCTCCAGCTGCTGTCGCTTGCGTGCGAGTCGCTCCTTGGGCAGCGCTGAGCTCTTGGCATGCGTGGGCTCGATCTGCTCCCAGTCGATGAGCTGCTGGCCGTAGGTGTGCTCCGAATCCGAGTTGAATTGCAGCTGCAGCGGGGAAAGTTTTCCCAGGGCCGCTTCCACCTCCAACTGACTGGTGTAAACGCGGTTGCGTGGCTTGTATCGCTTGGGATCGGCCTTGTAGAGACTGGTGGCCTCGCAGTCGGGGATTCCAAGGTCACCGGGAGGTGTCCTTACTGCCTGCGGCACATATAGCTCCCTCAGGATCCTGGCGCACTTGCCATCAAAGGCATCAATCTGAAATTGGTAACTTTTCAGGTAtttaaaggcaaacaaaatgaagGTCTTGTTACTCACCTCACTAAACCAGGTACTGGTGAGAGGGAAATGGGGCAGCATCTGCCCGCAATGCTGGAAGACGATCCTTAACAGGGGATACAAGATGAGATCGGCAATGGTGAAGCTTATGCCCTCGGCGAATCGGTGCTCTATAAGCAGCTCCTCCTTGGGCGTGGTGCACTTGATCTGCACTCGCTCCCTCCTCTTGACTGTGCCGCCATTCTCTGTCTGATTGGCCTGTTCCCTGGCCTGCTTATAGATGTTGTGCATCCTCACCGGCTCGTTCATATGTTGTTCGAATCTGACCACTTCCGGGGGCACGGAGTCCAAAATTTGACCATTGTGAAGATTACTCACAACATCCACCACATCCACCTCACAAAACCTGGTCCAAATCGAAGCTTCTGATGGAGCCAAAAGGCAACTGCCCTTGAAGCCCAACAATTTCTTTAGTTCCTCATTCGATTGCCTGGCAATTAGCTctctgaaataaaaaaaattgtgttaaaaaaTGGTATATAATATTAGGAATTTAAGAAAAGATAACGAGAACTAGAATAGGATAGATTAATCTAAACTTTAAATAGAAATAtctatttataaacaaaaattcttttaataaataagcaacaagaaaaattaagttaacaGGAAAATATAATACTAACAGCAGTTTAATTgagaaaaatttaacaaaatgtgGCTGCAGTTTTGTGTTGACCAATTTCAGATAATAGTTAGATCTAAATCTTAAGCACTTCAGTGGTCTTCTGTACATAACCTTTTTTTCTAAGCCCAATATTAATTCTTTGATCAAACCTAGTCTTTAAATAATCTGACAAGGGTCTAATAATGTTAACCAACCTGCAAACAGCACAGGTTCCTGCAATATACGTATTTCCATCCTTCTCGTAGATGGGAAGTTTCAAATCTCGGATGGCGGGCAGGGATGCGGCCTCCCGGCACGTGATGTGCTGATCCGTGAGCTCCTTTCGCAGCTGCGAGCTCCTTAAAGCTATCTTACCGCCCTCAATCTTGGTGGACAATGGTTATGGGGTTAATAAACATTCTTTCAGCTAGTTTGTAAAGCACTTATCAAACCTTAGTGGAAACGAAGTTGACCCGCACATTTTTTGGATCGTCCAGGAATTGATACGTATACAAGGCCAAAAACGATGAAACACTGGTGTAGATTGTGGTCTCCTTCTGCGTGCTGATTTCGATCTCCAGGTACAACTGATCCATAGTTTCATTAACAAATTGGGAACTtaacaaaaacccaaaataaaataaacgagCGAGGAAATAATAACCAGCTGGGGGGCAAACAAAAGGAAGAAGAAAGAGAGCCATTCACCTGTCTACGTAAAGAGCGATAGTTATATTCGATAACATGATTGTTAAACAGATTGCAAAATCGGCGCGCAAtcttaagttaaaaatttacaaaacgaattatcaaaaatttaatgaaaattggtattttaaagatttccCCGACttactcttttaattttttatttatcattcTTGTTGAGAATAGAGTTTTTAATGTAGTTTAAAGATGCCTTGATTAAACCCCAGgagctaaaaataaagtaacaTTAACGTTGATATACCAATACTTAAATACAAGGAGTTGCAATTTTAGAATAAGTTCGTTTAATACagaaatgatttttaaaaataaaattgctcttttttatatgcatatataaaaATCCCTATCGTGGTTTCTGCAATCCTTTTCGATTTAGCAAATACTCGTTTTGGACcgcctttttgttttctgccATTTTCATTCTTTTTCTCCCCAACTCCCCCTCTCAGGCCGCCATGGCTAGtggctaaaaataaagaagttcTTGTTGCCGCCGTTCTTCTGGCTCAGCAAAAAGGGCAACATAATTCTTCCCCATACACTTCTCTCACGTATGGTCTTACACCTTTTGGTTTTAAcgtttatatgattttttttatatatatttttaattatttaacattttagcCAACAAATGATAAGTTTAAATAACGCAGTTTTGATATCGGTACCTTTTAAATTATCTGGAGGTtagaaacaatttaatttctttaagtaATGCTGTGATAAGCAGAATTCAAATATGGTACTTCAAAACTCTAgaaatttaaatctaattttaaaaagtgagTACAGAAAAATGTTCAATATTTTAGGGAAGGTAGAAATGAAGAGTATTAACCTGAGGAACGATGTGCCCAAGgaatgggaaatggggaaTGGGCATAAGGTAATGGTAGTGGTAATAGGGAATGGTGGAAGGAAGGAGGGAAACCGACTGAAAAATTGACTGTTCCATTTGCCTGCTGCATTTTGCTGAGTGCCTGCTGCAATTTCTAATCGAAACGAAACCTTCTACACTAATGATGGCCTCGGGAAATAACCTTGGCCCTTTCCCTTTGTTAGCTGAAAAATCGGAGTTTCGCCGGCGCAGATAATCGGTTTTAAGAGGGAGAAACATGGTGGTAACATGCAACATGCTGCAGTTGAGATCGCTGCGTTTTAAATACTGTGCGCCTGCTCGAAGTTGTTCCGTTAAAATCTGTGCTCTAGGGCAGAGGCCACAAAATGTTGCACAAACATCCAGGTTCAGGGGAGCAACATAATAGGGCCCTCCGTATCAGTCGTCTCCCTCGCACTCGCCCACTCGTTATGGGGCCCTTCTCCAAAGATATGCAACCCAACACACTCTGGCCCTCTCGCTCTGGCTTAGAATTCTTTTTCGCTTGGAATGACATGGGGAATATAATATACACAGTACATGGGAATCGGTATGGGAAtgggaagtggaagtggatgGCAAAGGGGGTGCCTTACTGCTCTAACTGCTTCTCGTGTATCATTCCATCGCTGCTGCTCGCCTGTTCCCGGACACCATCGAAATTTCACATGTATTCCCACGGCCTGAATTTTCCCATGAAGAAGAGGAAGAGGATGGGGAGAATTTCAACAAGAGACAGCCGGAGAatcgctcacacacacactgccttttttttccgttttttctTCATTGTTGCATTGAGTCTGCTCCCAGGGTCCGACGCACTGAAAAATATAATCCTTTAGTTCCTGAAAACTGGGCGGTTTTGGAAAGAGTACAAAATGTGATGTAAGATGGCTTGACGAactttgtataaattttactGAGTGGTTgtttaatgaattatttacTCATGTTGATTTATATCATTAACCCTGTCGATAGTGAATTCCGAAGGATAATGGATAaggataataaataaaacaatttcttaCATTGTACATATCTGTTAATAACTtcttaaatgttattttatttatattttgtaatacgTCCGGATTAggagtatattttaaaaaggtgcCCCGACGCACATCTTAAGAGCGGAGAAAGGTTTAAAATATgtcacaatattaaaaaccaataaaagccaatcaatttcaacaatcatttttttttttaaacttaaaatgtaaaataaaacacttgCTAAATTTGGTTCAGTGCCTGGTTCTTCCGTTCCTCCAGTTCTGCTGGTCGCTTTGTTTATGCTGCTGAGGCTGTGGCTGTTGATGCTGCCTCTTCTCGTATTCCCATCCCATCGCCCTCATCCTACTCCACCTcctcccgatcccgatccaaGTTAGTGCCCTAAGTCCAGACTGGTCCTGGTCACGGTCCCTTGTCCCTCCTCGAACTTTACTTTTGCATCCGCTCGGGCTAACATCTTCTTCATCTGCCTCACTTGATGTCGTGTCCCTCCCCGGCTTCGAATTCCTTTGGTGTCCAAGTCTGGCTTCTTTAACCTCTCCTTACTAAGGCTTCTTCAGCATCTGAGGCACTGTGGATATGGTTGAGAATTAAGTATCAAGTATACCAGACTTATTAAGATGATATGTGATCACTTCTTCTAAGATGTCCCATAAGACTGTTGacgaacatttttaatataaacaatataatatCTAAGGGTATACTTACTTTACCAACATCTCCTCAAGGGCGGCGACCAAAGGCGGTACAAGAAGCTCCCAATGGACGAGATCAGAGTGGTAGTCACATGCAGACTATAATGCAATGGCACATATAGAAATTCCAGACTTTGTAGAGGATTGGGTCTTATTGTGTGAATTGTAACTGGTACAACAGCCATTATAGGGAATTTAAGAAGGTCAACAGCAAACGGAAGAAACGTGCTTTCAAACCTTAATAAATGCTTCGAAATTTGGCAACCGAATGAAAGAAAGACCTACTGGGGATGtagttaaaaaacataaaaaacatcaaattaaatttttttttgattttctggCCACTGTGCCGCACCAAAAGCGGCCTTGGGGAGCTACAGGAATGTCTAAGCAATTGCCAGACAACTGGAGCCACATCCTCTGTCCGATTTCTCGACTAAGCCTGCCCCTGCCTCCGACCCCTTCCCCCTCTCGTAACCCACAACCTTGAACAAGGCTTCCTCTAATGGTCGGCTCCATGAATGTCGTGTTTCCACTTCGCCTCATCCACTGCACTCCACTCCAGTTCCCGCCACCACCCCCAAAAAAACTACTTCAGTTCCCGATAATGTGGCATTGACTTGGCAGCAGTTATTCCAGTTATGTGTGCCACACTTCGGCAGACATGCAGCTCCGGCTACTGCACTCCTGGTTCGTCAATATGTTCAAGGATTTTTTCAAGCTTCCAGGCATGCCAATGACGTAAGTAGGATGTCGAGTTGCTCTGAAATATGAGAATAAAATTACCAAAGAAATAAGATCCAAGTGCCCGTACAGGTACAGATATTATTCAAATTGGTAagcttttcattttgtttattgaaaaaaacaatGGTAATTGGGCAAAAActctaatttattaaattgacaacaaaaatgaataataataatagggggacttatttaaattatataaacaaattatgtaatatatttgtattatattgtTTGCATATATGTaatgcatttattattttttgttagtcTTAGGTCTTTCTTTTTGTCTATacgaaacaaaataatttaaaccatTCAATTTAGGAAAGAAAACATCCCTCGAAATTTTTGAACATGTTCTAATCCAGCATTTGTACCTTATGATAAATTTCGGAAAATATATCTAATAATTACagaattcttaaatataaataattctaAAATCGCCTTTGCCAAGTAAAATGAGTTACCGTGCAGTTGGAATAAAGGAAACCCCAGCATGAACTGCGGATGTCCCGAGTATAACTCTATCCACCACTCAATTCAAAATATGATTTCCCCCAAAACCACCACTCAGCTGTCGCCCCACACAACTACGTAcgcacatacacatacaccctCTCAAAAGCGACTCCATGGCGAGAGGTAAACAAACAGGCAAACAATCAGacaaaccaacaaaaccaACAACCGCACATGGGGCTGAGAAATTCACACTCAGTCGAAACGGAACGAAATCGGAGGTCGAGTGACTATAAATCTCGTGGGCAACTGGTTGATATGCCTGGGCGCCTGTTCATTAGAGTCCATGAATCGAAATTGTGTGACTCAAGTGACGATATTGTCtttttttcgatttcgttTTCCCGTCCGTTGCATTAATTCGAAAATTAGTGTTGGTTAAATGGAAGTAGAGTGCCATGAAGAAGACACTTTTTGGATGGAAATAACTTGTTTTTAGTATGTGGTGGCAAAATATACTTCGAAAATAACAGCTCACTACTCAAAAGTTGAGTGTTTCGGGGGAAATTGGGGAGACTGGAGCTAGTACCGACTCCGGGttcttttccttttgtctttttccgcgctttttgGCTCCGCTGGCGCTTCCAATTCGAACAACTAGAGCAGTGAGCAGCATCATTTAGATTTAGACCGGAATTGTAACAGGCGCGCAGATTTCAGTAGACTGGTTTTTCAACTCGCCGGCGATTATTCTCGCCCGCTAGCTGTCCCGCTCTACCGGACCTATCGTTATCTCGTTTTCGCATTGCGGAGCTTTCGGTTGGAGCTTGCAGGTGGGGAGCGCcacgtttaaatttaaacttttttgccACTTGGTGAAGCTTTTTGTCTAagtagaaaaataattaaataaatgtaaaatcaaAGGAATCTTCTGAAAACGACTTAGACCTGCGGTTTTTGGGGCATAACTTACCCCATTGATAGATTTTTGAGAAAAAGAACctctttaattttatgattttactttggtttgtttttggaattttatttagcttttgcttgttatttaaaaaaaatactgaaggctctaaaaagttaaattactCACAAATAAACGTCGATACGGACaacttaaaattcaaaaaaaaaatttttttaagttttatatcTCTCTGAGTTTACGTTAAATATCGATTGACTACGCGCCCAAAACACTCTTCCATCGGTTTTTATGACGTTTATCGATTTATCGATTGCACTGGTTACTCAAAAGCAACTCTGCGTCCGAATCAGCTGGCTCTGCTCTTCTGAAATTGGCAGAATTCAGAATTATTAGACGTATATTCGACGGAATTTTCTCATTTAACCGGACCACGACAAGGATCGGCGTTTTGGGACACAGGAAAGTGCACCCGGTGGGCGGCGATCGACCTAGTCGAAGTGGATACAACCAAGTGCCGTTGGGCAAAAATGCTACCCAGTCCGCTGGCGTTGCGAAATTCAgcgacaaaaacaacaaagaagCGACGCTTTAAATAAGAGACGTCGAAAAAGGCGaaataatcaattaaaatcGGAGCGGTGGCGAGCGTTTCAGTTGGCGGATTGCAAGAGTGAAGGAGCTGACCAGGATTGAGAGTGCCACAAAGGACGAAATATAAAGTTGCGTGaacagctgcagcagctgcgtGGGCAGAGACGCGGGCAGAGGAGCCGGCA
This genomic stretch from Drosophila gunungcola strain Sukarami unplaced genomic scaffold, Dgunungcola_SK_2 000001F, whole genome shotgun sequence harbors:
- the LOC128262222 gene encoding NEDD8 gives rise to the protein MLIKVKTLTGKEIEIDIEPTDKVDRIKERVEEKEGIPPQQQRLIFSGKQMNDDKTAADYKVQGGSVLHLVLALRGGDSVLINCL
- the LOC128262225 gene encoding uncharacterized protein LOC128262225 — its product is MAVVPVTIHTIRPNPLQSLEFLYVPLHYSLHVTTTLISSIGSFLYRLWSPPLRRCW
- the LOC128262192 gene encoding glutathione S-transferase C-terminal domain-containing protein homolog, whose translation is MDQLYLEIEISTQKETTIYTSVSSFLALYTYQFLDDPKNVRVNFVSTKIEGGKIALRSSQLRKELTDQHITCREAASLPAIRDLKLPIYEKDGNTYIAGTCAVCRELIARQSNEELKKLLGFKGSCLLAPSEASIWTRFCEVDVVDVVSNLHNGQILDSVPPEVVRFEQHMNEPVRMHNIYKQAREQANQTENGGTVKRRERVQIKCTTPKEELLIEHRFAEGISFTIADLILYPLLRIVFQHCGQMLPHFPLTSTWFSEIDAFDGKCARILRELYVPQAVRTPPGDLGIPDCEATSLYKADPKRYKPRNRVYTSQLEVEAALGKLSPLQLQFNSDSEHTYGQQLIDWEQIEPTHAKSSALPKERLARKRQQLENMANAVVSLAQPGDRIVDFCSGTGHLAILLALKLPKCTIIVMENKAFSLLQAQKRTVELGLSNCVFYQCNIDYFVGGFEIGASLHACGTATDIVLQQCRRAKAHFVCCPCCYGSLQPMPHISYPLSEAFQGVLGTKDFLYIAHSADQAHEMGTTNCKPETTLQGLHCMAVVDTDRQMQAEEAGYQVILTRLKPGQCTPKNHLLVGRFVKQN